One uncultured Caproiciproducens sp. DNA segment encodes these proteins:
- a CDS encoding RidA family protein, whose product MSQVILTKGAPAAIGPYSQAISAGNTVYLSGQIPIIPATGEIAAGDITVQTEQVMKNIGAVLSAANVEFANAVKTTCFLADMADFAAFNAVYEKYFTGKPARSCVAVKQLPKNVLVEVEVIAVK is encoded by the coding sequence ATGAGTCAGGTAATTTTAACAAAAGGCGCTCCGGCCGCGATAGGCCCGTATTCTCAGGCGATTTCCGCGGGAAACACCGTTTATCTCAGCGGCCAGATTCCGATTATTCCCGCAACCGGTGAAATCGCGGCGGGCGATATCACGGTGCAGACGGAGCAGGTCATGAAAAATATTGGCGCGGTTTTAAGCGCGGCAAATGTGGAATTTGCAAATGCCGTAAAGACTACCTGCTTTCTGGCTGACATGGCGGATTTCGCCGCTTTCAATGCCGTCTACGAAAAGTACTTTACAGGCAAACCGGCACGTTCCTGCGTGGCTGTTAAGCAGCTGCCGAAGAATGTGCTGGTTGAAGTGGAAGTCATTGCGGTCAAATAA
- the ilvA gene encoding threonine ammonia-lyase — protein sequence MLTLDQVYHAAYVLKGVIRETAMIHAPLINPESQIYLKTENLQITGSFKVRGAYYKISQLTDEEKAKGVIACSAGNHAQGVALAAAKNGIQSLICIPDSAPISKVEATKSYGAQVCLVKGVYDDAYQKACELQKESGATFIHPFNDPDVIAGQGTIGLEILNQLPDVDAVIVPVGGGGLISGVAYAVKSLNPNCKVYGVQASGAPSMVQALAQNKVEALECVSTFADGIAVKCPGDTTFDICSKYVDKIVTVTDDEIATAILTLIEQQKLIAEGAGAVAVAAAMFNKVDVKGKKVVCLLSGGNIDVTILSRVISRGLLKAGRSGDLVIAMMDKPGQLKDVSAIIADLGGNVVSVHHDRGGENTGINDCYLHIRMETRNHEHLEQIRRAIIDAGYHIANM from the coding sequence TTGTTAACTTTAGATCAGGTTTACCACGCCGCCTATGTTTTAAAGGGTGTTATCCGTGAAACGGCAATGATTCACGCACCGCTTATCAATCCGGAAAGTCAAATTTATCTGAAAACTGAAAATCTTCAGATTACAGGATCGTTTAAAGTGCGCGGCGCATACTACAAAATATCACAGCTGACCGACGAAGAAAAGGCGAAAGGCGTCATTGCCTGTTCAGCGGGAAACCACGCGCAGGGTGTGGCTCTTGCCGCTGCAAAAAACGGCATCCAGTCACTTATTTGCATACCGGACAGCGCGCCGATTTCCAAGGTTGAAGCGACCAAGAGCTACGGGGCGCAGGTGTGCCTGGTCAAGGGCGTCTATGACGATGCGTATCAAAAAGCATGTGAATTGCAAAAAGAAAGCGGCGCGACCTTTATTCATCCTTTTAACGATCCGGATGTCATTGCAGGACAGGGTACCATCGGACTGGAAATTTTGAACCAGCTGCCGGATGTCGACGCGGTGATCGTTCCGGTCGGCGGCGGCGGACTGATTTCCGGCGTAGCCTATGCCGTCAAGTCACTGAATCCGAACTGCAAGGTTTACGGGGTACAGGCCAGCGGCGCGCCAAGTATGGTACAGGCGCTTGCCCAAAATAAAGTGGAGGCACTTGAATGTGTTTCCACCTTCGCGGATGGCATTGCGGTAAAATGTCCGGGAGACACAACCTTTGATATCTGCAGCAAATACGTTGATAAGATTGTCACAGTCACGGATGACGAAATCGCCACGGCGATTCTTACGCTGATTGAACAGCAAAAGCTGATTGCCGAAGGAGCGGGCGCGGTTGCCGTTGCGGCCGCCATGTTCAACAAGGTAGATGTGAAAGGAAAAAAAGTTGTCTGCCTGCTGTCCGGAGGCAATATCGACGTGACAATTCTTTCAAGAGTCATCAGCCGCGGCCTATTAAAAGCCGGACGCTCGGGCGACCTTGTGATCGCCATGATGGATAAGCCGGGTCAGTTGAAGGACGTTTCAGCGATTATTGCCGATTTGGGCGGGAATGTGGTAAGCGTTCATCATGACCGCGGCGGAGAAAATACCGGTATCAACGACTGCTACCTGCATATCCGTATGGAAACCAGAAACCATGAACATCTGGAGCAGATTCGCAGGGCAATTATTGATGCGGGCTATCATATCGCAAACATGTAA
- the ilvN gene encoding acetolactate synthase small subunit has protein sequence MNNITDKEYVLSVLARNNPGVLLRIAGLFSRRCYNILSIVAAQTENTEYSRILIVVSGDDRIVRQVDKQVSKLIDVEEVTVLNREEAVVREHLLLKVERSLQNSEKLVEIANVFHAGILNVQTNSMIMELTGDANTINSFIELYNPYHVLKILRTGAMAMMK, from the coding sequence ATGAATAATATTACCGATAAAGAATATGTATTATCCGTACTTGCCAGAAACAACCCGGGCGTTCTTCTTCGCATCGCCGGCCTGTTCAGCCGCCGCTGCTACAATATTTTAAGCATTGTTGCGGCCCAGACGGAAAACACAGAATATTCACGCATCTTGATTGTCGTTTCAGGCGACGACCGCATTGTGCGCCAGGTGGATAAACAGGTGAGTAAACTGATTGATGTAGAAGAAGTGACCGTGCTCAACCGTGAAGAAGCCGTTGTGCGCGAACATCTGCTTTTAAAGGTGGAACGCAGTCTGCAGAACAGCGAAAAGCTGGTGGAGATCGCAAATGTATTCCACGCCGGTATTTTAAACGTGCAGACGAATTCCATGATTATGGAGCTGACTGGGGACGCGAATACAATCAACTCCTTTATTGAATTATACAATCCATATCATGTTCTGAAAATTCTGCGTACCGGCGCAATGGCAATGATGAAGTAA
- the ilvB gene encoding biosynthetic-type acetolactate synthase large subunit: protein MQLTGAQIIMECLLEQGVDTVFGYPGGSVLYIYDAIYEYKDRINHIRTAHEQSAAHAADGYARSTGKTGVCIATSGPGATNLVTGIATAYMDSVPMVAITGNVSSALLGLDSFQEVDITGITMPITKHNYLVKNIEDLADTIRKAFLIAGTGRKGPVLVDIPKDITAQKCEYTPQKPFPAPKGDFPYDERFEQALEMLQKSERPFIYSGGGVIAAEAFDELKEFAERLDAPVSSSLMCQGGYDQTDSRYIGMLGMHGTNTSALAIKNCDLLIAIGTRFSDRVLCNANLFAQHCPIIQIEIDTAEFNKNIDVDLKMKGDAKEILAHLNELLSQCQHKLWMEQLAEWKELYPLIQEGSSEDEVMPQEVIETLDRLTDSEAILVTEVGQHQIWTAQFYQFRSPRHFISSGGLGTMGYGLGAALGAQVANPDKRVINMAGDGSFHMNCNELSTAAQYNIPIIELIFNNQVLGMVRQWQKLFYDSRFSQTTLDKKTNYEMLAQAFGMKAFTISRRSEIEPVLKEALSLHEPVLINCHIDPDVNVLPMVPAGGSVEDPILEM, encoded by the coding sequence ATGCAGTTAACAGGAGCACAAATTATTATGGAGTGTCTGCTCGAGCAGGGGGTGGATACGGTTTTCGGGTATCCGGGTGGGTCAGTGCTTTATATTTATGACGCGATTTACGAGTATAAGGACAGAATCAACCACATCCGCACAGCTCATGAACAGAGTGCGGCTCATGCGGCGGACGGCTACGCCCGTTCAACCGGAAAAACCGGAGTTTGCATCGCAACATCCGGTCCGGGGGCGACCAATCTCGTGACGGGAATTGCCACTGCCTACATGGATTCCGTGCCGATGGTCGCTATCACCGGGAATGTGAGCAGTGCTCTTTTGGGATTGGACAGCTTTCAGGAGGTAGACATCACGGGCATCACCATGCCGATTACAAAGCACAATTATCTGGTAAAAAATATTGAAGATTTGGCCGATACCATCCGCAAGGCGTTCTTAATTGCGGGTACGGGTCGAAAAGGTCCGGTGCTTGTGGATATTCCCAAGGATATAACGGCACAGAAATGCGAATATACGCCTCAAAAGCCATTTCCAGCTCCTAAAGGCGACTTCCCGTATGATGAGCGTTTTGAGCAGGCGCTGGAAATGCTTCAAAAGAGCGAAAGACCGTTTATTTATTCGGGCGGCGGCGTCATTGCCGCGGAAGCCTTTGATGAGCTGAAAGAATTCGCAGAGCGTCTTGACGCACCCGTTTCTTCATCGCTGATGTGCCAGGGTGGATATGACCAGACCGACTCCCGCTATATTGGCATGCTCGGAATGCACGGAACGAACACGTCGGCACTCGCGATCAAAAATTGTGACTTGCTGATTGCCATCGGCACGCGTTTTTCCGACCGCGTGCTGTGCAATGCAAATTTATTTGCACAACACTGCCCAATCATTCAGATCGAGATAGACACGGCGGAATTCAATAAAAATATTGATGTGGATCTAAAAATGAAGGGCGACGCCAAAGAAATATTAGCACATCTGAATGAACTGCTTTCACAGTGTCAGCACAAGCTGTGGATGGAGCAGCTTGCCGAATGGAAGGAACTGTATCCGCTTATTCAGGAAGGTTCCTCGGAGGATGAGGTCATGCCGCAGGAGGTTATTGAAACGCTTGACAGGCTTACGGATTCCGAAGCAATCCTGGTTACTGAGGTCGGACAGCACCAGATATGGACGGCTCAGTTCTACCAGTTCCGGTCTCCCCGGCATTTCATCAGTTCCGGCGGCCTTGGAACAATGGGATACGGTCTGGGCGCGGCGCTCGGTGCGCAGGTGGCCAATCCGGATAAACGCGTCATCAATATGGCGGGCGACGGAAGTTTCCATATGAACTGTAATGAGCTGTCGACCGCGGCGCAGTATAATATCCCGATTATCGAACTGATCTTTAACAATCAGGTTCTTGGAATGGTGCGGCAATGGCAAAAGCTTTTCTATGACAGCCGTTTTTCGCAGACTACGCTTGACAAAAAAACCAATTATGAAATGTTGGCGCAGGCGTTCGGCATGAAAGCGTTTACCATTAGCCGCAGGAGTGAAATTGAACCGGTGCTGAAAGAAGCGCTTTCGCTGCACGAGCCGGTTCTGATTAACTGCCATATTGACCCGGACGTCAATGTGCTGCCGATGGTTCCGGCAGGCGGCTCCGTGGAAGACCCGATTCTGGAAATGTGA